The following coding sequences are from one Mastomys coucha isolate ucsf_1 unplaced genomic scaffold, UCSF_Mcou_1 pScaffold9, whole genome shotgun sequence window:
- the LOC116084711 gene encoding olfactory receptor 4K2-like: protein MERLNHSRVPEFVLLGLTDSPELQIFFFVAFSIFYLMTMLGNCLILFTVLSTSRLHSPMFFLLSNLSLIDICLSSFATPKMIMDFFAHHKTISFEGCISQIFLLHLFTGTEIVLLISMSFDRYIAICKPLYYSTIMSQKVCVGLVVTSWMVGFLHTMSQLVFILYLPFCGPNVVDSFFCDLPLVIQLACIDTYVLGIFMVSTSGVIALISFLLLLISYIVVLVTIRGHSSIGSSKALSTCTSHFIVVLMFFGPCIFIYVWPFTNFLMDKILSVFYTIFTPFLNPLIYTLRNQEVRTAVKKKMSNQYFSFGKINPHYTVKGLE, encoded by the coding sequence ATGGAGAGGCTTAACCATTCCAGAGTACCGGAATTTGTATTACTTGGACTCACTGATTCTCCTGAGCTTCAGATATTCTTCTTTGtggcattttccattttctacttAATGACAATGCTTGGGAACTGCTTAATTCTGTTCACTGTCCTGTCCACTTCACGTCTCCACTCCCCCATGTTCTTCCTTCTCAGCAACCTTTCTCTGATTGATATATGCCTCTCCTCCTTTGCAACACCAAAGATGATCATGGACTTCTTTGCTCACCACAAGACCATTTCTTTTGAGGGGTGCATTTCTCAAATCTTTCTTTTGCATCTTTTCACTGGAACTGAAATTGTACTGCTGATTTCCATGTCTTTTGACAGGTATATTGCCATATGTAAACCTCTGTACTATTCAACAATTATGAGCCAAAAAGTATGTGTTGGACTTGTAGTAACTTCTTGGATGGTAGGCTTCCTACATACAATGAGTCAACTAGTTTTTATCCTCTATTTACCCTTCTGTGGTCCAAATGTGGTAGACAGTTTCTTCTGTGACCTTCCTTTGGTAATCCAACTGGCTTGTATAGATACATATGTTCTTGGTATCTTCATGGTCTCAACCAGTGGTGTTATTGCTCTTATAAGTTTTCTGCTTTTGCTCATCTCTTACATTGTGGTGCTTGTCACCATCAGGGGCCACTCCTCAATTGGCTCATCTAAGGCTCTTTCCACCTGCACATCTCATTTCATAGTTGTGCTCATGTTCTTTGGACCAtgcattttcatttatgtgtggcCTTTCACAAACTTTCTGATGGATAAAATTCTCTCTGTATTCTACACCATCTTCACCCCTTTTCTGAATCCACTTATCTATACTTTGAGAAATCAAGAAGTGAGAACagcagtgaagaaaaaaatgagtaaccAATATTTCTCCTTTGGGAAGATAAATCCACATTATACAGTGAAAGGCTTGGAGTGA
- the LOC116085210 gene encoding olfactory receptor 4K2-like, which produces MMNAANKSIVTEFVLLGLSNSQELQVFFFTVFSLFYVATMVSNSIIVFIVISDSHLHSAMYFLLTNLSIIDMSLASFATPKMIIDYLTDHKTISFDGCIAQIFFLHLFTGTEIILLMAMSFDRYIAICKPLRYASIISPQVCIVFVVSSWVVGIMHSMSQVIFALTLPFCGPNEIDSFFCDLPVVFQLSCVDTYVLGLFMISTSGIIALSCFILLFNSYVIVLVTINHHSSKGSSKALSTCTAHFVVVFMFFGPCIFIYMWPQNSFVIEKILSVFYTIFTPILNPVIYTLRNHEVNSAMRKLRIKFLSFTTETPSRSLSF; this is translated from the coding sequence ATGATGAATGCTGCTAATAAGTCTATTGTGACTGAATTCGTTTTGCTGGGACTCTCTAATTCCCAGGAACTTCAGGTATTTTTCTTCACAGTGTTTTCACTCTTTTATGTGGCAACAATGGTGAGTAATAGCATCATAGTCTTCATCGTCATATCTGACTCTCACCTACACTCTGCTATGTATTTCCTGCTTACCAATCTTTCTATTATTGATATGTCTCTTGCTTCCTTTGCCACTCCCAAAATGATCATAGATTATCTAACTGATCATAAAACAATCTCTTTTGATGGATGCATTGCCCAGatattctttctccacctgttcaCTGGTACTGAGATTATTTTACTAATGGCCATGTCTTTTGACAGGTATATTGCAATTTGTAAACCTCTGCGCTATGCCTCAATCATTAGTCCCCAGGTGTGTATTGTCTTTGTGGTGTCCTCATGGGTTGTGGGAATCATGCATTCAATGAGCCAGGTCATATTTGCCCTCACATTACCATTCTGTGGCCCCAATGAGATTGATAGCTTTTTCTGTGACCTTCCTGTAGTGTTTCAGTTGTCTTGTGTGGATACTTATGTTCTTGGTCTTTTTATGATTTCAACAAGTGGCATTATTGCATTGTCTTGCTTCATTCTGTTATTTAATTCATATGTTATTGTGCTGGTTACTATCAATCACCATTCTTCCAAAGGATCATCTAAGGCTCTTTCAACCTGTACAGCCCATTTCGTTGTTGTCTTCATGTTCTTTGGGCCATGTATCTTTATCTATATGTGGCCACAAAACAGCTTTGTGATAGAAAAGATCCTATCTGTATTTTATACAATATTCACTCCCATTCTGAACCCAGTAATATATACTTTGAGAAATCATGAAGTGAATTCAGCTATGAGGAAATTGAGGATTAAGTTCCTAAGTTTTACTACAGAAACTCCTTCCCGTTCTTTATCGTTTTAA